From the Paenibacillus sp. MMS20-IR301 genome, the window ACTGATCTTCGGCAATCTGGCCCGTACGGTTACGGACGGACATGACATTGAAGCGCGTGAGCAGATGGTCTATGCAATCTTCCTTGGCGGACTGGCGTTCAACAATGCCGGACTTGGTTATGTGCATGCGATGGCGCATCAGCTCGGCGGCGTGTATGACCTGCCGCATGGCGTATGTAATGCAATGCTGCTGCCATACGTTGAAGAAGAGAATGCCAAATATGTGCCTGAGAAATTCAGAGCGATTGCCAAAGCGATCGGCCTGCAGATTGAAGGCAAAAGCGATAAGGAATGTGCAGATTTCGTGATTGAATCCATTAAAGCGCTGTCCAAGGAAGTCGGTATTCCTGCCAAGCTGTCTGAGCTGGGTGTAGATGAAGTGGATCTGGATTTGCTGGCGGAGAATGCGATGAAGGATGCCTGCGCTCCGGGCAACCCGTTCATTCCTACCAAAGAAGAAGTTATCGCCTTGTTCCGTAAAATTCTCTAATTTAACTTCTATTAGATAAGGAGATTCCCCATGAACAATCATATCGCCGTCGATATCGGCGCCTCCAGCGGACGGCTTGTACTCGGAACCCTTGATGGCGGGATTCTCTCGCTGGAGGAGATTCACCGGTTCAGCAACGGGTTCACCGAGCAGGACGGCTCCTGCTTCTGGGATATTGATTATTTATTTAATGAAATTATTAAGGGTCTTCATAAAGCCAAAATTGCCGGAATAAGCGAATGTACACTGGGTATTGACACCTGGGCAGTGGATTATGTATTGCTGGATGCTGAAGGTAAACGGATGAGGGAAGTATATGCTTACCGTGACCGCCGCACAGACGGAGTAATGGAAGAGGTCGGGAGGCTGATCTCACCTGAGCAGGTATATGCCAAGACGGGCATCCAGCAATTAACCTTCAATTCACTATATCAGCTGTATGCGCATAACCGTGAAGAGCTGGCTGCAGCCAAGCAGATTCTGATGGTGCCGGATTATCTCTATTACAGACTTAGCGGACGCCTGATTAATGAGGTGACCAACGCCTCCACAATGCAGCTGCTGAACCTGGCAACCCGGGACTTCGATACCGACCTGCTGGATTTGCTGAATCTTAAGAGAGAGCAATTCGCCCCGCTGACGGAGCCGGGAGAGGATCTCGGCTTCATTACGCCGGAGCTGGTGGAGACGCATGATCTGCCTGAGTGCCGCCTGATCTGCGCCGCTACCCATGATACGGCATCTGCCGTGCTTGGTGTGCCTGTACAGAAGGACCGTTCCTCAGCATATATCAGCAGCGGCACCTGGTCGCTGCTTGGGGTAGAGCTGGATCACCCGGTAAATGACAGTAAAGCTATGGCAGCCAATTATACCAACGAGTGGGGCGCGTATGGTACCTACCGTTTCCTGAAGAACATTATGGGACTGTGGCTGATCCAGGAAGTACGGAGACTGGACGGAGGCAGATACAGCTTCGCCGAATTGGCTGAACAGGCCGGAGCATGCGAAGGCTTCCGCAGTCTGATTCCCTGCAATCATCCCCGGTTCCTGAACCCTGATAATATGATAGAAGAGATCCGCCGGGCCTGTGCGGAGAGCGGCCAGCCTGTGCCGGAGTCGCCGGGAGCATTAGCCCGCTGTATCTTCGACAGTCTGGCACTGTCCTACCGCAGCTATCTGGCTGAGCTTGAAGAGCTCACCGGCCGTAAGATCGAAGTGCTGCAGATTGTCGGTGGCGGGGCCAACAATGAACTGCTGTGCCAGCTGACCGCTAATATCATCGGCAGAGAGGTGCTGGCCGGTCCGACTGAATCGACTGCGCTCGGCAATCTGGCCGTGCAGATGATCAAGGCCGGACGTATGGCTGATATTCATGAAGCCCGGAGGATTATCGGCACGTCCTTTGCGATTAAATCGTATCTGCCCCAGGCGGTTCCAGAGCTGGATCAGCTGCTGGTCCGCTGGGATAAGCTCCATGCCGCATTCAATGCGGATGAGCGTAAATAGTAAATTTGCACATAGATTATTTGGTTTATGCATTTAGAGTGAGTTCTGCCGAGTTCAATCATAGAAGCGTATGCCAACAATACTTTTAGGAGGCGACAGCATGGATCAGAGCATCATTAACAGCTATAACGAAGCGAAGAAATTATACGCAGCCCATGGAATTAACACAGATGAGGTTCTGGAGAAGCTGGCCGGAATCAAAATTTCACTGCACTGCTGGCAAGGTGATGACGTTCAGGGCTTCCTGTTCAAAGATAAGGAGCTTAGCGGCGGTATTGCGGTAACCGGCAGCTATCCCGGCCGGGCCGGTACTCCGGATGAGCTGCGCCAGGATCTGGAGAAAGCACTGTCCCTGATTCCGGGCAAACACAAAGTTAATCTGCATGCTATTTATGCTGATACGAACGAGCAGGTTGATCTGGATGAGCTGGAGCCGCGCCATTTCGCGAATTGGGTAGAGTGGGCTAAAGAGCAGGGTCTTGGACTTGATTTCAACCCGACCTGCTTCTCCCATCCGAAGGCGGCTGACGGTTTCACCCTTAGCCATGCAGATGATGATATCCGCAATTTCTGGATCAGGCACTGCAAGGCCTCCCGCAAAATTGCCGAGCATTTCGGCCGTGAGCTGGGCCAGCCTTGCGTAACCAACTTCTGGGTCCCGGACGGTTACAAGGATACACCTGTAGACCGTCTGGCTCCGCGTATGCGTCTGAAGGAAGCGCTGGACGAAGTATTCAGTGAAGAGATTGATCCGAAGTACAATATTGATGCCGTTGAGAGCAAGCTGTTCGGAATCGGTTCTGAGAGCTATGTTGTCGGCTCCCATGAATTCTATATGGGCTACGGACTGACCCGCGGCAAGGCAATCTGCCTTGATGCCGGACATTTCCACCCGACTGAAGTGATCTCGAACAAGCTCAGCTCGATCCTGATGTTCAGCGAGCAACTACTGCTGCATGTCAGCAGACCAGTCCGCTGGGACAGCGACCACGTAGTAACGATGGATGATGAGCTGCTGGAAATTGCCCGTGAGCTGGTCCGCGGAGATCTGCTGCCGCGCACGAATATCGGCCTTGACTTCTTCGATGGCAGCATCAATCATCTGGCGGCTTGGGTTATCGGTACACGCAACACCATCAAAGCGCTGCTGCGCGCCATGCTGGAGCCGGTAGAAGAGCTGCGCGCCATTGAGCTGGCCGGAGATTATACTTCCCGCCTGGCCCTGGTCGAAGAATTCAAATCCTATCCGTTCGGCGCAGTCTGGGATTACTACTGTGCATCGCAGGGAACTCCGGTCCGCGAGCAGTGGCTGGCTGAAGTGAAGAGCTACGAGCAGGAAGTACTGGCGGGCAGATAAGTTTGGAGCTTAGAACAACAAGTATCCACGCACCTAGCGGTGCATATAGAAGGAGAGACAACCTAATGAGTACTTCTGTTATTGAAACCAAAGGTTATATCGCAAGCGTTGAAGCCCCTTTTATCCAGGAAATGTCCGAAATCACCCACCACATGTGGTCCCTCGGCTGGGATGAGCTGAATGGCGGTAATGTCAGTTATCTGCTGGATGAAGAAGAAGTAGCCAAATATATCAACATCAGCGAGCCGCTGCGTACGATCAGCCTTACGTTTCCTGTAACTGAGCTGGCGGGCAAATTCTTCATCGTTACCGGCTCCGGCAAGTATTTCCGTAATGTCATCAAAGACCCGGAAGCGAATCTGGGCGTGCTGCGTGTCAGCGATAGCGGCGAAAGTGTAGAAGTGCTGTGGGGACTGCGTAACAATGCGGTGCCAACGAGCGAGCTTGCCTCCCACTTCATGAGCCATATCGAGCGTCTGAAGGTAGATCCGAACCACCGCATTGTACTGCATACCCATGCAACGAATGTAATTGCCATGACCTTCACCCATGATCTGGATGAGCTGAAGTTCACTAAGACCCTCTGGGAAATGTGCACAGAATGTCTGGTTGTCTTCCCGGACGGCGTCAGCGTTATTCCTTGGATGGTTCCGGGCAGCAGTGACATCGGGCGTGCTACCGCTGACAAGATGAAGGATTACCGTGTGGTTATCTGGCCGCAGCACGGGATCTTCGTGACCGGAGCCACTATGGACGCTACCTTCGGTCTGGTAGAGACGATCGAGAAGGCTGCAATTGTCTACAACCTGATCGGCGGACGCGAAATCAAACAGAAAATCACCGATCAGCAGCTGGCCGATCTGGCCGCAGCCTTCCGTGTAACTCCGAAAGCCGGCGTTCTGGACTTGTAATTTCATCATTCTATTGTAAAGCCGGACTTAGCAGCTATGCTGCGGTGTCCGGCTTGTTAGTATTTTCTAAATGCATATTTGCATTTACCGTTCATAACAGTCATACTATGCTTACTTAAAGTAATCTAGTAGGAATCGGAGGCTGAATATGAAGACAGATAAATTATTTGAACCTTTCCAGGGTGGAGGCCTGTCCCTGAATAACCGTGTGGTTATGGCACCTATGACAAGAGCGCAGTCTCCCGGAGGTGTAGCCAGTCCGGAAGTGGCGGCATATTACCGCCGCAGGGCAGAAGGCGGAGTCGGCCTGATTGTTACCGAAGGGACAGCGATTAACCATCCGGCAGCGGTCAGCCACCCAAATATTCCGAATATTCACGGCGAAGCTGCCCTAGAAGCATGGGCGCAGGTGGTGAAGGAAGTCCATGCAGCGGGAGGGAAGATCATTCCGCAGCTGTGGCATGTCGGTATGGCCCGCAGCATTGGCGATCTGCCTAATAGCACAGCGCTTCCCATCGGGCCTTCCGGTCTTAATCTGGCCGGCGAGCAGGTTACAGAGCCGATGACCCGGGAGCAGATTCAAGGGATTGTCGGCGCCTTTGCCCAAGCGGCGAAGGCAGCCAAGGCAATCGGCTTCGACGGTATAGAGCTCCATGGAGCACACGGGTATCTGATTGACCAGTTCTTCTGGGAGAAGACCAACCGGCGCACCGATGAGTACGGCGGTGATCTCGAAGCACGGACAACCTTCGCTGTTGAGGTCATTGATGCCTGCCGCCGTGAAGTCGGTCCGGACTTCCCGATAGTGCTCCGCTTCTCACAGTGGAAGGGCGGCCATTATGATGCGCGGCTGGTGGATAACCCGGAAGACCTGGAACGCTTCCTGACGCCGCTCAGCAATGCCGGTGTGGATATCTTCCACTGCTCGACGCGGCGCTTCTGGCAGCCGGAATTCGAAGGCTCTGAGCTTAATCTGGCCGGCTGGACGAAGAAGATTACCGGCAAGCCGGTAATTACTGTCGGCTCAGTTGGGCTTGACAGTGCTTTTCCAAGCCCGGTAACGGAGAAGAACCAGGAAGATAATATTGAACGCCTTCTGGAGAGACTGGAACGGGAAGAGTTCGATCTTGTAGCGGTTGGACGGGCCCTGATCAGCGATCCGGCGTGGCCTGCCAAGGTGCGTGACGGCAGAATCAGTGAGATTGTTCATTTCACCTCTGATGCGGCGAATACATTGTACTAATAGCTGATATGTGAATCAGAACACCCTATGCAACAGGCATGCATGAGGTAAACCCCGTGTTTATCTGTTCATGTCTGCCTGCCTGGGTTTTTTTGGTATAATTTAGGAAGTTTCAGCAGTACATACATAAGGAGAATCATACAATGAAAGTCGAACAGAAAGATAGGGAGCTGATCCAGGCCGCCCGCGAAACCATCGACCGTAACTTCGATCTGGTAAACGAGCGCCATACGGTAGGGGCAGCGGTACGCTGCAAGAACGGTAACATCTATACCGGAGTCAATCTCTACTCGATCCATGGGTCATGTGCGGAGTTTATTGCCATAGGGGCTGCTATTACGGCAGGGGAAAGGGAATTTGAGACGATTGTAGCTGCGAGAACGAGCAGTGAAGGTGGCGTGCTTCTGCCTCCTTGCGGCAATTGCCGGGAGATGCTGGTGCGGTATGCCCCGGATATTGAGGTATTGATGGAGAGTGATAATGGTGCGGAGAAATTCAGTATTCAGGAGCTGATCCCCCGACACTGAACATGTGTCAGGCGGCTTGCAGTGATTATAGATCTGAATGCTGGTGTTGACTATATAGCTTGAACTGGAAAGCCATATGTTGATTTAGGATACAAGAATGCCCAAGGAGCTTCTTGCTGAACGGCCGGAATTCATTCTGTTGTATTCAGGGTGGAGCTGGTTATAGAGGGTCAATCCCCTCTGTCTGGTTCAAATACACTCCCAAGCTGATCCATACGGACGCCACAGCCTTTATTCGCTCAAAAAAGGTCATTGGGGAGGGCTTACGGACACGACGGCCCTTATCCGCGGCTTTTCATGGGCAAACTCCACTTTTCCGGTGAAATAACGGCGCTCATGTCCTTAAGGTCCGGCACTCCGGTACCTTTCCGCAGGCTTAACGTCTCTCATGTCCGTAACGCTATGTTAGTCCCTTGAATAACCGTTGCGTGGCTGGCTGCTTTTCTTAATGGAGGGCACATTCAACCCATTTACCTGCTATGGTGAACATTCTGTAACTCAGGAGGTCACAGTGCCCCTACATATCCCCCCGCCACCAACTCTCTTTTTTCTAAATTTTTTTAGTTCAATCTATATAGAGTACAGATAATTTCTGCTGCCGTGAGGAGGTATCTATTTATGCTTGAAAGTGTTATCTTTCCGGTACTGGTACCAAATCCAGGTGTAGTTATTGCCATGCACGCGTTAAAAAGTACAGAAACGCAGGCGGTACCCTTACTGGTGCTGAATGAGGAAGGGGAGTTATGGAGGCTTGAGCTGCATTCTGGGCTTGCGGTCAAGCTGCTGCAAGTGGATATTCCAGAATTTAATCCGCTGCACCCGCAGCAAATCGTTCTCTCTAAGGACGAACGGTATGCGGCTATTTCCAACCGGCTAGGCCAGCATGCCGCAGTCTATGATCTGCAGAGCCTGCAAGAGGTGATGAAGCTGTCCCGGGATGACTACCATTATACTACATGTACTTTCCCTCTGGCATTTGCTGAACTGGATCACCGGACCGTCCTCATAAAGGGTACTGAATGGAACAGACTCGATCTGGTCGACATGGATACCGGTGCGTTGCTGACTGACCGTGAGTCACCGGTATACGAAAGCGAAG encodes:
- the rhaD gene encoding rhamnulose-1-phosphate aldolase: MSTSVIETKGYIASVEAPFIQEMSEITHHMWSLGWDELNGGNVSYLLDEEEVAKYINISEPLRTISLTFPVTELAGKFFIVTGSGKYFRNVIKDPEANLGVLRVSDSGESVEVLWGLRNNAVPTSELASHFMSHIERLKVDPNHRIVLHTHATNVIAMTFTHDLDELKFTKTLWEMCTECLVVFPDGVSVIPWMVPGSSDIGRATADKMKDYRVVIWPQHGIFVTGATMDATFGLVETIEKAAIVYNLIGGREIKQKITDQQLADLAAAFRVTPKAGVLDL
- a CDS encoding cytidine deaminase — translated: MKVEQKDRELIQAARETIDRNFDLVNERHTVGAAVRCKNGNIYTGVNLYSIHGSCAEFIAIGAAITAGEREFETIVAARTSSEGGVLLPPCGNCREMLVRYAPDIEVLMESDNGAEKFSIQELIPRH
- the rhaA gene encoding L-rhamnose isomerase, which translates into the protein MDQSIINSYNEAKKLYAAHGINTDEVLEKLAGIKISLHCWQGDDVQGFLFKDKELSGGIAVTGSYPGRAGTPDELRQDLEKALSLIPGKHKVNLHAIYADTNEQVDLDELEPRHFANWVEWAKEQGLGLDFNPTCFSHPKAADGFTLSHADDDIRNFWIRHCKASRKIAEHFGRELGQPCVTNFWVPDGYKDTPVDRLAPRMRLKEALDEVFSEEIDPKYNIDAVESKLFGIGSESYVVGSHEFYMGYGLTRGKAICLDAGHFHPTEVISNKLSSILMFSEQLLLHVSRPVRWDSDHVVTMDDELLEIARELVRGDLLPRTNIGLDFFDGSINHLAAWVIGTRNTIKALLRAMLEPVEELRAIELAGDYTSRLALVEEFKSYPFGAVWDYYCASQGTPVREQWLAEVKSYEQEVLAGR
- a CDS encoding NADH:flavin oxidoreductase, whose product is MKTDKLFEPFQGGGLSLNNRVVMAPMTRAQSPGGVASPEVAAYYRRRAEGGVGLIVTEGTAINHPAAVSHPNIPNIHGEAALEAWAQVVKEVHAAGGKIIPQLWHVGMARSIGDLPNSTALPIGPSGLNLAGEQVTEPMTREQIQGIVGAFAQAAKAAKAIGFDGIELHGAHGYLIDQFFWEKTNRRTDEYGGDLEARTTFAVEVIDACRREVGPDFPIVLRFSQWKGGHYDARLVDNPEDLERFLTPLSNAGVDIFHCSTRRFWQPEFEGSELNLAGWTKKITGKPVITVGSVGLDSAFPSPVTEKNQEDNIERLLERLEREEFDLVAVGRALISDPAWPAKVRDGRISEIVHFTSDAANTLY
- the rhaB gene encoding rhamnulokinase codes for the protein MNNHIAVDIGASSGRLVLGTLDGGILSLEEIHRFSNGFTEQDGSCFWDIDYLFNEIIKGLHKAKIAGISECTLGIDTWAVDYVLLDAEGKRMREVYAYRDRRTDGVMEEVGRLISPEQVYAKTGIQQLTFNSLYQLYAHNREELAAAKQILMVPDYLYYRLSGRLINEVTNASTMQLLNLATRDFDTDLLDLLNLKREQFAPLTEPGEDLGFITPELVETHDLPECRLICAATHDTASAVLGVPVQKDRSSAYISSGTWSLLGVELDHPVNDSKAMAANYTNEWGAYGTYRFLKNIMGLWLIQEVRRLDGGRYSFAELAEQAGACEGFRSLIPCNHPRFLNPDNMIEEIRRACAESGQPVPESPGALARCIFDSLALSYRSYLAELEELTGRKIEVLQIVGGGANNELLCQLTANIIGREVLAGPTESTALGNLAVQMIKAGRMADIHEARRIIGTSFAIKSYLPQAVPELDQLLVRWDKLHAAFNADERK